The genomic region GTATTCCGGTATTGTAGTTATCATGCCGGCGTTCATTAAACCTGTACATGATATTTGCAGGGGTAGCTATCGGAAGTTGTTGCTCTGAGCGCCAGCCCTCAGGGTAGCCCAAGTAGGCGCCGGCCTAGAGCCCCCACTTCGGAAGGACCcccaaaatttttttatatcctgtaattaatatataaatacaaaataaagtgagaaatatcataattcatttgttaGTGCAGTGGAAATGTtggctttatttttctttggggtgttgagtttgaAACACGAAGCTACCTTTCAGTCACtagatttttcttgtttttcaaatttattgcCAATTCATCTATTCAATTCCCAATTCATCTGTCCAAatgcatataaaattataaaactcaagtctctttgcaatcttttttctttcaacttctcATTCTCTCAATTTCTATCGAATGTTTAAACCAACTTCCCATTCTCTCCATTTCTGTTGAATGTTTAAACCAACTATCATATGGTCTTAAAGATTGTGCTTtaaggtaatcaaaactttgaattttatatttttattttcaatggattattttaatattcaattcgttagtgtgatgttgattttagaagaaaaaaaacacaagagaaGCAATTGgcgttgaatttattatactcatcaatcaagttttattgttatttactCCCGTGATCATCAAGTTTTCACTCTCAATCTTAAATTCTTGACTGCaaacatttagtacatttgTGTCTAAAAACGTGAATCATGTAATGTTTAaataatgtttgtatatttatatatttttaatgatatttgatgtgaaaatagaactttttatgtatttagcaaattcttttttatacaaatcAATATACAAAGAACCGGAGATCAGATAATTTTAGGGCCCCACTTCGAAGGCTCGCCTAGGACCCCCAAATTCTCAGGGCTGGCCCTGCTCTCCAGATTTGTCTTCCTTACCGTAAGTTTTTCTAGGTCACAAATTACTGATACATACaaattacttatacatatatacTTTGTAGATTCggtaatatgtatatattagtTATAAATGGTActcattgtataaaaaataaacgcGTCACTTAACATATACATATAGAATTTAGGGGTTTTCACGTGTAAGGCCCGAATAACATCAAAATTTAGGAAAATGATGAACACTTTTTTAGCCTCTTACAAACTTCTGTTTAATCTTGGTCGTTGTTTCCATTTGACCTATTTGGTTATAGATAAAAAAAAGGATGTGTGAAGGCTAATATGGGTGTGTGGAAATCAtctctccattttttttatatttttggaatACATACAAATTATATACACTAACACTACTACAGAAAAGTGTTTTCCCGACAAAAGACCATTCGTCACGCAACACGTAAATTTGTCCCTTAAAACATTGGGCAACGAAAATTTTGTTGCCCCTCTATACTCGGATAACGTTCAAGACTCAAAGCTTTGTGTGGCAAAATATAAAGCTTTGTCGTGCGCAATAGTGTCTACACAATGAAAGTTACGTTAGAAACACGACGAAAAACTTCGTCAAACGAAACTTATCGTGACAAAATACTTTATTGCGCCAAATTTAGGCGACAAAGCTTATCCATCGCAAAGAACTTAAGGCGACGACACATCTTCATTGCGCTAAGGTTTAGGCAAAGACCTTCGTCTCAAGAAAGTTTGTGCGATGAAAAAACGTCGTCGGGTAAACCAAGGCGCAACAAAATCCTTCCTCGCATATTTGGTTTTTGAGTGATACAAAACGGTAAGTATTAGACAACGAAATATTGCAATAAATTTTTAACGAGGATGCACTAAGATGGTAAGGTTGATATTTAATTAACTTCAATATTTTTTCgattaaaaaatatatgcatAAATTAATCATGGTTAGTCTTCCTACATCCAAGAAACAGTCTCTATCTCATGTCTCTAAACTCTACAACGGTGGCGGCTGATGAGTTTCAGCCCCGCTGACACCAATGAGTTGCATCAGCTAGAATTGTGAGGGGCTTGGGAACCTTTGGGCAATTCGTGCTCTAAAGAGACTCGTTCTCAAGCAAGATCCTACTGTGATTTTTCTCTGTGAAACAAAGAGTTCAGTTGCGTTTATGGAGAAGATGAAATCACGAttacaatttgattttattttttcagttccTAGTCGTGGGCGTTCAGGAGGTTTGAGAGTCGTGTGGAAAGAGGAAACGAATCTCTCACTACGATCTTACTCCCAAAATCATATTGATTTGGAGGTAGGAGGATTGGGGGATGCGCTTCATTGGAGATTGACTTTTTTCTATGGGTATCCTGCTGAAGCTGATCGTTATAAGTCCTGGCAACTCCTCGAAAATCTCCATGCAAACTTGGCTTTGTTGTGGTGTTGTATAGGagattttaatgaaattctaaGAGCAGATGAGCAAGAAGGTGGAGACTTGCGGGGCAAGAGACAAATGAAGGGCTTTCGAGATACGGTGATGAATTGTCAACTTAAAGACTTGGGTTTTACGGGGTATAAGTTCACCAGGGCAACAACAAGGGGTGGAGGTATTAAAGTGAGGTTGGACCGTGCCTTAGCTAATCAGGCGTGGATTGACCTATTCCCGAGGTTCAGAGTTGTTCATTTGAATCCTACTTCCTCCGTTCATATCCcaattttgtttgattgggcagCCAAGAAAGTAGTTAAGAAAAGAGGAACATTCCGCTATGACGACAGTTGGTCCGTTCAAGATGGCTGTGCCGAAGCAGTGAGGGAGGGGTGGAAGTCTACGTACCATGGTTCTCCGATGTACCTAGTAACAGAAAATGTGAAAGCAACATTTGTCCAGTTAATGAATTGGGCAAAGAATACTACGAGAACTCTCCCTAGGGATATTACAGCCACGGAAGACAAGTTGAACTGTTTGTTTGGACAACCTTTTAATGAAACCACCATTGCGCAGCGAATAGAGTTATATTTGGAGATTCACTCTTTACTTGCCCAAGAGGAAGCCTTTTGGAGACAGAGATCGCAAGAGAATTGGCTACGTATGGGGACCAAAACACCAAATTTTTCCATCAAAAAGCCAACAGATGACAAAGAAGAAATTGGTTGCATGGACTGTTTGATGCTAATGGAGTGTGGTACGATGGTAAAACAGGTATGGAGAATATTATTGTAGATTACTTCACACAAGTATTTAAGTCGCAAGGATCAAATGAAATGTCAAAAGTCCTTGATGCCATTAAGCCGAGAGTTACAAAGGAAATGAACGATGAACTTCTTTTGCCATTTACGGATGAGGAAATAAAGTTTGCCCTCTTTCAAATGCATCCTACAAAGGCTCCAGGACCGGATGGTATGACCCCGGGTTTTACCAAAAACATTGGGGGATTGTGGGGGCAAGATGTGTGTATCGGGGTGCGTTCGCTGCTTTCCTCGGGACTATGCTTGGTAAAATTAATTTCATCCATGTGACTTTAATTCCGAAGACGAAGGACCCCACATGCATGACTCAACTACTACGACCCATTAATCCTTGTAACATTGTCTGCAAGATTTGCTCCAAGGTCCTTACTAATTAGCTAAAGTCGGTCATGTCCAATATTATATCACCAACACAGAGTGCTTTCGTCCCCTGACGTTTAATTTTCGATAATAGTATGGTTGTGTTGACCTTAAAAGTTACAAAGCTTACGTGGCGTGCAggtcgagtaactaatgagctaactacgtccttaggttaatgcggggcgtgccaactcatcaGCCGgacttggccgaggagtaaactTTGTTGAAGAGTGCTCACTTGGTAATTTTGTTGGCACTTTTGTGCGCAAAATTTCCTGTATGGAGGGTTGAAGTAATTAAATTTCTAGTTTTCATGActgattttaattaaaaaaaaaactataatacttaattttttttattttataaaaaaactaTTAAGATATAATAGATGGTAGAAAAAATAAAGGGGCATTTTGATACAAGTCCAAAAAAATCACCCACTTTCAGATCAAGTCCagtttcatttgatttgttagTATGTCCATTTTGCCccttaaagtaaaaataaaaatatattttaatttgttaaatttgaatttcaaatgccTTTATCTActttctcataaaaaaaaaaaaattaaaaatccataTACAACAAGTATGATAagtttatcaaaaataaaagtaaaacaatTGTGAGAggtagataaaaaaaattaaaaactgtgATAGAGGTACGTAAGTTATGTGTTTTTGTCCACCTCTATGAGTGGAAAAGGTTTTTCATTCTACCTTTGTGGgtggaattaattaatttatttttatctacCTGTTTTGGTGGAATGATTTATGCATCTTCAATCCTCCTTGTGTATAATTCATGGCGCACCCAATCCATCATCCTCGTATGGCCAGAGtttttatatatacatttgattcaaagtttgttttagtttctgtgCTTGTACCTTGGTGTTTGGGGATCTTTAATTATGATGCTATCTTAATTTGTTTGATATTCTCCCTTCCGTCCCAAAAAAAcgtaacaaaattttgtttgccTGAATTGGTGGAAGGCGCAGATCAAAGTGGAGCAGCAGTTTGGTGACTATGAGTGCTGGGGATGGAGGGTTTATTACTTTGGTGGGGCATTTGGGATTTTATTTCCCAAATACATTCAATTTTATGTATAACTACTCTTTAGGAAGACAAATACTTTATACCTATAAAGTAGATTTATTCTACTTAATACATACCAAAAAACTGAAGAAGAAATTAATCGTGGGAGCCTGCAATTATATTGATCATCTTTATGGAAGGAGGAGGAGCAGAAGATGAATATTATGGAAGAAGATTATTGGGCAGAATAATGCAGGAAGAGAAAGATATTGTGAgggagaaacaagaaaagaaaaatgaacggTTTGTGGAAGGAGGAGAAAAAATGAGATTTAAATCCCTAAAAATAATCCTATAATTAAGGATAAGattaactttaataaaaaattaaaaaaaacagtaattaCTTGATTAGTCAAATTTTAAGGGTAAATGTGGCAAGAGAATACATATAAGCTGATGTGGACAGTAAATTACTGGACCTAactcaaaaattaaacaaaattggaCTATAACTAATAATGGCTTGTAAAATTGGAGTTATATTAAGTTTTCCCAATTAGTATTGAACTCGCTGTTTATGTGATTCGAATATAAAACatcttatttacaagtgaagagtgATAAAAGTCCACAATACGGTTGTAAAATTgcattttttaacttttgaatgaaaactatCTTTTATCTAAATAACGCTTTAACAAAGGGGCGGAAAACAATTATACTAATACTCTTTGGTGCGAGTTAAATCGTTATCGATTTCACTACTCCCCAACAGCTAACTACCAATACGAACGCTATCGTTGTacccaaaaatttaaaagataaaatttgacaaaaaaaaaaacaatatatatatatatatatatatatataaaaaaagaaaaactatcttgtccaaagaataaaataaagcaaaagAGTATTTATTGCACACCATACCGCGAAGACTCTGTGTcacactgaaaattttctcgCTACGCTGACTCCCCTTGGTCAACACATCGGACGGCATCTGTCCGCGTATTGCCTGAACTCCCAATGGCTTTTTCATCGCCCTTTTTGTCTTGTCGGgggtttttcttctttctctgaAGGGTTTTAGAAATTTAGACACGAAAAAAATCCGAATTTCACCATCAGAACACAGATCGAAGCTTTGAGATGGACGTCATCAAAACGCAGCAAGTATCGGCGAGACTGATCGAGAAGGTGATAGTCCACCCGCTTGTTCTGCTCAGCATCGTCGACAACTACAACCGAGTCGCCAAGGACACTCGCAAGCGAGTCGTCGGCGTTCTGCTCGGAAGCACCTACAAAGGCGTCGTCGACGTCTCCAACAGCTACGCAGGTCCGATTATCTAAGTTCCCCCCAGTTGATTTCACCGCattatttcaaattttgccCCCCAATCCCTTGATTTGATTTGTCCTTAGGTTTAGATCCGAAAATTTGTTGGATTGATtgtgaattttgagattttgggATTTTGTTTGAATCGAAATTGGCAGTTATTTCGTGATTCGAATtgggttttagttttttttattagtttaagattgatttaatttagggttagggtttgcaAATTGGGACCAATTTGGATTGgggtttgggttttgttttacaGTAATTGAAGATTGAGCTTGAAATTGTTACTCTGATGTTCAGTGCCCTtcgaagaagaggagaaagacCCTAGCATTTGGTTTCTTGACCACAACTACCATGAAGCAATGTTCTCCATGTTCAAGAGGATCAATGGTAACATTTGTTCAACGTTTGTGTATATTTGGATGTTTGCTTTTTTTCGT from Pyrus communis chromosome 9, drPyrComm1.1, whole genome shotgun sequence harbors:
- the LOC137744281 gene encoding uncharacterized protein, translated to MEKMKSRLQFDFIFSVPSRGRSGGLRVVWKEETNLSLRSYSQNHIDLEVGGLGDALHWRLTFFYGYPAEADRYKSWQLLENLHANLALLWCCIGDFNEILRADEQEGGDLRGKRQMKGFRDTVMNCQLKDLGFTGYKFTRATTRGGGIKVRLDRALANQAWIDLFPRFRVVHLNPTSSVHIPILFDWAAKKVVKKRGTFRYDDSWSVQDGCAEAVREGWKSTYHGSPMYLVTENVKATFVQLMNWAKNTTRTLPRDITATEDKLNCLFGQPFNETTIAQRIELYLEIHSLLAQEEAFWRQRSQENWLRMGTKTPNFSIKKPTDDKEEIGCMDCLMLMECGTMVKQVWRILL